One Flavobacterium sp. 90 DNA segment encodes these proteins:
- a CDS encoding murein L,D-transpeptidase catalytic domain-containing protein translates to MKTLNLILFFTISFFGGIKEYNTNSLLSEAELERFNSQVTEVKTMIHAKSNYNTKIAFFVDMKIKSGKNRFFVYDLENGKILDQGLVANGSGSETNVRGDLKFSNEPNSKSTSLGKYVVGKSYKGMFGKSYKLSGLEETNSNAIMRAIVLHPYSAVPEEEQDYYISNSKGCPMVSEKFFKRLEKIIDGSKTSIVLNVYY, encoded by the coding sequence ATGAAAACATTGAATCTAATCTTATTTTTTACAATATCTTTTTTTGGCGGAATAAAAGAATACAACACAAATAGTTTGCTTTCAGAAGCCGAATTGGAGCGATTTAATAGTCAGGTGACCGAAGTGAAAACAATGATTCACGCTAAAAGTAATTACAACACTAAAATTGCTTTTTTTGTGGATATGAAAATCAAGTCCGGCAAAAACAGATTTTTTGTTTACGACTTAGAAAATGGTAAAATTCTCGATCAGGGACTTGTCGCCAACGGTTCCGGTTCTGAAACTAATGTTAGAGGAGATTTAAAATTTAGTAACGAACCCAATTCAAAAAGTACTTCGTTAGGTAAATATGTTGTCGGGAAATCTTATAAAGGAATGTTTGGCAAATCGTATAAATTATCTGGTTTGGAAGAAACGAATAGTAATGCAATTATGCGTGCAATCGTTTTACATCCTTATTCAGCCGTTCCCGAAGAAGAGCAGGATTATTATATTTCGAATAGTAAAGGATGTCCAATGGTAAGCGAAAAATTCTTTAAAAGACTCGAGAAAATAATTGATGGTTCTAAAACGAGTATAGTTTTGAATGTTTATTATTAA
- a CDS encoding MFS transporter: protein MKKTSGDSPKFTSHEIIIIAILAFLQFTVILDFVVISPLGDILMKTLNMTTANFGFAVSAYAFSAGISGLLAAGFADKFDRKKLLIFFYTGFIAGTIFCALSTSYEMLLLARIVTGLFGGVIGSVSLAIVTDLFVIHQRGRVMGFIQMAYAASQILGIPIGLYCANHWGWHSSFLMIASLGVLILVAIITQMQAINKHLELQLDKSPFLHLWHTLSNKQYQIGFASIAFLSIGGFMLQPFGSAFLVNNIHISQLELPMVFFFTGLSVLFIMPLVGKLSDKVSKFKLFAAGSVLSVIMIIIYTNLTPIPLWEVVVLNMILFMGIMSRMIPATTLNTGIPEMKDRGAYMSISSSLQQIAGGIAAVCAGFIVHQETKTSPIENYDILGYVIAVITLLSVFLIWRVNQLVQSKDKDFKE from the coding sequence ATGAAAAAAACATCGGGGGATAGCCCCAAATTTACGTCACACGAAATTATCATTATCGCCATTCTTGCATTCTTGCAGTTTACGGTAATTCTTGATTTTGTTGTGATTTCTCCACTAGGAGATATTTTAATGAAAACACTTAATATGACTACGGCAAATTTTGGTTTTGCTGTTTCTGCTTATGCTTTTAGTGCCGGAATTTCCGGACTTTTGGCCGCAGGTTTCGCAGATAAATTTGACCGAAAAAAACTCTTGATTTTCTTTTATACAGGATTTATTGCAGGTACCATTTTCTGTGCGCTTTCTACAAGTTACGAAATGTTGCTTTTAGCACGTATCGTTACCGGACTTTTTGGTGGAGTAATTGGTTCCGTTTCATTAGCAATCGTAACCGATTTATTTGTCATTCATCAAAGAGGTCGTGTTATGGGATTTATCCAAATGGCATATGCAGCAAGTCAGATTTTAGGAATACCAATTGGACTATATTGCGCTAATCATTGGGGATGGCATTCTTCTTTTTTAATGATCGCTAGTTTAGGAGTACTAATTCTTGTTGCCATTATAACACAAATGCAGGCAATTAATAAACACTTAGAACTGCAATTAGACAAAAGTCCGTTTTTGCATCTTTGGCATACTTTGAGCAATAAACAATATCAAATTGGTTTTGCATCTATTGCATTTCTTTCGATAGGAGGTTTTATGTTACAGCCTTTCGGAAGTGCATTTCTAGTGAATAATATCCATATTAGTCAGCTAGAATTGCCAATGGTATTTTTCTTTACAGGACTTTCGGTACTTTTTATAATGCCACTTGTTGGAAAATTAAGCGACAAAGTAAGCAAGTTCAAATTATTTGCAGCAGGTTCAGTGCTTTCTGTAATTATGATTATAATCTACACGAACTTAACTCCAATTCCACTTTGGGAAGTTGTAGTGCTAAATATGATCCTATTTATGGGAATCATGAGCCGTATGATTCCGGCAACAACATTAAATACTGGAATTCCTGAAATGAAAGATCGTGGCGCTTACATGTCGATATCATCCTCCTTACAACAAATTGCAGGTGGAATCGCAGCGGTTTGTGCCGGATTTATTGTACATCAGGAAACAAAAACTTCTCCAATCGAGAATTATGATATACTAGGATATGTAATTGCGGTAATTACACTTTTATCAGTATTTCTAATCTGGAGAGTAAATCAATTAGTACAATCAAAAGATAAAGATTTTAAAGAATAA
- a CDS encoding type I restriction endonuclease subunit R yields the protein MSHQSEAVLENNLIKQLVGLGFASVKIQDGESLVFNLKKQLELFNETTFTAKEFDAILNHLAKGNVFEKAKTLRDYYNLTKEDGTSFYVRFFNTEDNSQNLFQVTNQISLEGSYKNRFDVTLLVNGLPLVQIELKRSGIEIKEAFSQINRYQMHSFWSNHGLFQYVQLFVISNGVNTKYLANNKLQSVKQTFFWADANNKNIRELPDFTAAFLNPNHLGKMISHYIVINETHKVMMVLRPYQYFGTEAIIHQVKNSNDNAYIWHTTGSGKTLTSFKASQILMELPDVCKVVFVVDRKDLDYQTMNEFNAFKKDSVDVTDNTQSLIRQLTDNTKLVLTTIQKLNNAVSERFKGNIEPLRHKKIVFIFDECHRSQFGETHERITKFFEKSQLIGFTGTPIFAENASKNDLGKRTTKDLFGNCLHKYVITDAIRDQNVLRFGIEYVGKYKNKSNTFIDIEVEDIDKQEVLDSNKRINKIVDYIIAYHNQKTFNRDYSALLAVSSIDNVIKYYDLFQQKKVSGEHDLRIATIFTYGTNEDSDEAQDFLPADEVDFDVLAEPRTLYESSHTRDKLEKYIGHYNVMFGTSFTNKDSSSFEKYFQNISKRLKNREKENFNNEQDRLDIVIVVNMMLTGFDAKKVNTLYVDKNLKQHGLIQAYSRTNRILGEQKSQGNILSFRNLKKATDDAITLFSNKEAIEVVTMPDYETIAEKFDEALKLLREITPTYQSVDNLESEEDEAQFVQAFRKLMRAMNVLQSYTDFDWEDLPIDEQEFEDYKSKYLDLYEKVKQDNKKQKTSILDDIDFELELIHRDQINVAYILKLLAQLKGAKTPSTTATQRKIIIDLLGGDIQLRSKRELIQKFIDENMPLIKDGDSIEDEFEKFWQDQKVLALGKLCEEEHLDKAQFKALIDAYIYSGREPIKDEVFQCLDNRPSILQARVIGDRIIARMKEFVEVFVKGMMA from the coding sequence ATGAGTCATCAATCTGAAGCTGTTTTAGAAAATAATTTAATCAAGCAATTGGTTGGTTTAGGGTTTGCATCTGTAAAAATTCAGGATGGAGAATCTTTGGTTTTTAACCTTAAAAAGCAACTTGAACTTTTTAATGAAACTACTTTTACTGCTAAGGAATTTGATGCTATTTTAAATCATTTAGCCAAAGGCAATGTTTTTGAAAAAGCCAAAACACTAAGAGATTATTATAATTTAACCAAAGAAGACGGAACTTCTTTTTATGTTCGTTTTTTTAATACTGAAGATAATAGCCAAAATTTATTTCAGGTTACCAACCAAATAAGTTTGGAGGGAAGCTATAAAAATCGTTTTGATGTAACGCTTTTGGTCAACGGTTTACCTTTGGTTCAAATAGAACTCAAACGTTCTGGTATTGAAATCAAAGAAGCTTTCAGCCAAATCAATCGTTACCAAATGCATTCTTTTTGGAGTAATCATGGTTTGTTTCAATATGTACAATTGTTTGTAATAAGCAATGGAGTTAACACCAAATATTTAGCAAACAACAAATTGCAATCGGTCAAGCAAACTTTCTTTTGGGCAGATGCAAATAATAAAAACATTAGAGAGTTACCTGATTTTACAGCCGCTTTTCTGAATCCAAATCATTTGGGTAAAATGATATCCCATTATATCGTGATCAACGAAACCCATAAGGTAATGATGGTCTTGCGACCTTATCAATATTTTGGAACAGAAGCCATTATTCATCAGGTCAAAAACTCAAATGATAATGCTTATATCTGGCACACAACAGGTTCTGGTAAAACCTTGACTTCGTTTAAAGCAAGCCAAATCTTAATGGAATTGCCAGATGTTTGCAAAGTTGTTTTTGTAGTCGATAGAAAAGATCTGGATTATCAAACAATGAACGAGTTTAATGCTTTCAAAAAAGATAGCGTTGATGTTACTGATAATACACAATCTTTGATTAGGCAATTAACGGATAATACTAAATTGGTTTTAACAACCATTCAGAAATTAAACAATGCCGTTTCAGAACGTTTTAAAGGTAATATTGAACCTTTGCGACATAAGAAGATCGTTTTTATTTTTGATGAATGCCATCGTTCTCAATTTGGAGAAACGCATGAACGCATTACAAAATTCTTTGAAAAAAGTCAGTTAATCGGCTTTACAGGAACGCCGATATTTGCTGAAAACGCTTCTAAAAATGATTTGGGAAAACGAACCACAAAAGATTTGTTTGGTAACTGTTTGCATAAATACGTGATTACGGATGCTATTCGAGATCAAAATGTACTGCGTTTTGGAATTGAATATGTAGGAAAATATAAAAACAAAAGCAATACATTTATAGATATTGAAGTTGAAGATATCGATAAGCAAGAAGTTTTGGATTCCAATAAAAGAATCAATAAAATTGTTGATTATATTATTGCTTATCACAATCAAAAAACATTTAATAGAGACTATTCGGCATTGTTGGCAGTTAGTAGTATTGACAATGTAATTAAATACTACGATCTTTTTCAGCAAAAGAAAGTATCCGGTGAACACGATTTGCGTATTGCTACGATTTTTACCTATGGCACTAATGAAGATTCAGATGAAGCACAGGATTTTCTTCCTGCTGATGAAGTAGATTTTGATGTTTTGGCAGAGCCAAGAACTCTATATGAATCTAGTCATACAAGAGATAAACTCGAAAAATATATTGGTCATTATAACGTAATGTTTGGCACTAGTTTTACAAACAAAGACAGTTCATCATTTGAAAAATATTTCCAAAATATAAGTAAACGATTAAAAAATCGTGAAAAAGAAAATTTCAATAATGAACAAGATCGTTTGGATATTGTAATCGTTGTCAATATGATGCTTACTGGTTTTGATGCCAAAAAAGTAAATACTCTTTATGTAGATAAAAACCTGAAGCAACATGGTTTAATACAAGCTTATTCAAGAACAAATAGAATTTTAGGAGAACAGAAGTCGCAAGGAAACATTTTATCGTTCAGAAATCTTAAAAAAGCAACTGATGATGCAATTACTTTATTTTCGAATAAAGAGGCAATAGAAGTTGTCACGATGCCTGATTATGAAACAATAGCGGAGAAGTTTGACGAAGCATTAAAATTATTAAGAGAAATAACGCCAACTTACCAAAGTGTAGATAATTTAGAAAGCGAGGAAGACGAAGCGCAATTTGTACAAGCTTTTAGAAAGTTGATGCGGGCAATGAATGTGCTGCAATCCTACACTGATTTTGATTGGGAGGATTTACCAATTGATGAGCAGGAATTTGAAGACTACAAAAGCAAGTATCTGGATTTATACGAAAAAGTAAAACAAGACAATAAAAAACAAAAAACATCTATACTTGATGATATTGATTTTGAATTAGAATTAATTCACAGAGATCAAATTAATGTTGCTTATATTCTGAAATTATTAGCACAACTAAAGGGAGCTAAAACTCCTAGTACGACGGCAACTCAAAGAAAAATTATTATAGATTTATTGGGTGGTGATATTCAATTGAGAAGTAAAAGAGAATTAATTCAGAAATTCATTGATGAGAACATGCCACTAATTAAAGATGGCGATTCTATTGAAGATGAGTTCGAAAAATTCTGGCAAGATCAAAAAGTATTAGCGTTAGGAAAACTATGCGAAGAAGAACATCTGGATAAAGCGCAATTTAAAGCATTGATCGATGCTTATATTTATAGTGGTAGAGAACCAATAAAAGACGAAGTTTTTCAATGTTTAGATAATAGACCAAGTATTCTTCAAGCAAGAGTTATTGGTGATCGAATTATTGCTAGAATGAAGGAATTCGTAGAGGTTTTTGTAAAGGGAATGATGGCTTAG
- a CDS encoding NmrA family transcriptional regulator, whose protein sequence is MNKHKILVLGSNGKTGRRVVERLEKIANIEIRLGSRNEKIPFDWEKPETWEAVLQDIDSVYITFQPDLAIPSAEDSIENFTRLATKSGVRKVVLLSGRGEKEAQLCEEAVKRNAKNWTIVQASWFNQNFSESFFLDPILAGIVALPRAETLEPFTDADDIAEVVTLVLLDDKHNGQTYELTGPRLLTFKEVMSEIAEVTGRNITFQPLALAKYTQMLKEYQVPEDHIWLINYLFEQVLDGRNSSITSDIEKVLGRKAKDFSAYAKETAQTGIWNS, encoded by the coding sequence ATGAACAAACACAAAATTTTAGTCTTGGGTTCTAATGGGAAAACTGGACGCAGAGTAGTCGAAAGATTAGAAAAAATTGCCAATATCGAAATTCGTTTAGGTTCCCGAAATGAGAAAATTCCTTTTGATTGGGAAAAACCAGAAACCTGGGAAGCCGTTCTTCAGGATATTGATTCGGTTTATATTACTTTTCAGCCAGATTTGGCAATTCCTTCAGCCGAAGATTCAATTGAGAATTTTACTCGTCTTGCCACAAAATCAGGCGTCCGAAAAGTCGTTTTACTTTCTGGAAGAGGCGAAAAAGAAGCGCAACTTTGTGAAGAAGCAGTAAAACGAAATGCAAAAAACTGGACAATTGTGCAAGCAAGTTGGTTCAACCAAAACTTTAGCGAAAGCTTTTTCCTGGATCCAATTTTAGCCGGAATTGTAGCTTTGCCAAGAGCCGAAACATTAGAACCTTTTACAGATGCTGATGATATTGCTGAGGTTGTTACATTGGTACTTTTAGACGATAAACACAACGGTCAGACGTATGAATTAACCGGTCCGAGATTACTAACCTTTAAAGAAGTCATGAGCGAAATCGCTGAGGTTACTGGCAGAAATATCACTTTTCAGCCTTTAGCTTTAGCTAAATACACACAAATGCTAAAGGAATATCAAGTTCCCGAAGATCATATTTGGCTAATAAATTATCTTTTCGAACAAGTATTAGACGGACGAAATTCAAGCATAACTTCTGACATCGAAAAAGTTTTAGGCAGGAAAGCAAAAGATTTTTCTGCTTACGCGAAAGAAACAGCCCAAACCGGAATCTGGAATTCTTGA
- a CDS encoding TetR/AcrR family transcriptional regulator translates to MRVRDVDKEKLVIETAIDQIVRDGFQGFSMNKLAKACSISVGTLYIYYKDKDDLIQKIGAIIALKFFTSTVKDFAPEMSFEEGLWRQWENRANFTMKYPKEVAFFEIIKHSPHSEAILDSIKEFADFRKIMSEFIDNGLRKKEIVPMTFEAFWSVAYGPLYTLLNMHTEGKSMGGKPFKLTREIMKEAFKSTVKGLKP, encoded by the coding sequence ATGAGAGTAAGAGATGTTGACAAAGAAAAATTGGTAATCGAAACCGCAATTGATCAAATTGTACGTGACGGATTTCAAGGTTTCAGTATGAACAAGCTCGCGAAGGCGTGTTCTATTTCTGTTGGCACGCTCTACATTTATTACAAAGACAAGGATGATTTGATTCAGAAAATAGGTGCCATTATCGCTCTGAAATTTTTTACCAGTACAGTAAAAGATTTTGCGCCCGAAATGTCATTTGAGGAAGGTTTATGGAGACAGTGGGAAAACCGCGCCAACTTTACCATGAAATATCCGAAAGAAGTTGCATTTTTTGAGATCATAAAACATTCGCCTCATTCAGAAGCTATTCTGGATTCTATTAAAGAGTTTGCAGATTTTAGAAAGATTATGAGTGAGTTTATTGACAATGGACTTCGTAAAAAAGAAATTGTCCCAATGACATTTGAGGCTTTTTGGTCAGTGGCTTACGGACCTTTATACACATTGTTGAATATGCATACTGAAGGTAAGAGTATGGGAGGAAAACCATTTAAACTTACCAGAGAGATTATGAAAGAAGCTTTTAAGAGTACAGTTAAAGGACTAAAACCATGA
- a CDS encoding restriction endonuclease subunit S produces MVPELRFKEFEGEWTEKYLGNCIDLLTDYHANGSYERLKENVELLEEENYAVIIRTTNFEKKDFQKNLLYIDENAFNFLKKSKVYPDDIIINKIANAGATYLMPDLNRPVSLAMNLFLLRIKKEHSARYIYTQIKTKEHLLRALASGTGTKTITKQDVRNFEINIPTLKEQQKIASFLSAVDKKIQQLSRRKELLEQYKKGLMQELFFGKLRFKDENGGDYPDWEEKKLGNIVTLLKDGSHGSHKDVPDGKYYLLSAKNIRNGQINIDDDDRKISEADFNAIYKNYSLKENDILLTIVGTIGRLAIYKGEKNISFQRSVAFFRFENVYSNYMFQLMNGNAFQKELENRKVVSAQPGIYLGDLAKISLNIPHFEEQQKIANFLSTIDTKIESVNQQITQTQTFKKGLLQKMFV; encoded by the coding sequence TTGGTTCCGGAATTAAGATTTAAGGAGTTTGAAGGAGAATGGACTGAAAAATATCTAGGAAATTGCATTGATTTGCTTACAGATTATCATGCTAATGGATCTTACGAAAGATTAAAAGAGAATGTTGAGTTACTGGAAGAAGAAAATTATGCTGTAATAATACGCACAACAAATTTTGAAAAAAAAGACTTTCAAAAAAATCTTTTATACATTGATGAAAATGCATTCAATTTTCTCAAAAAATCAAAAGTTTATCCAGACGATATAATAATAAATAAAATTGCAAATGCAGGAGCTACCTATTTAATGCCAGATTTAAACAGACCTGTTTCATTGGCAATGAATTTATTTCTTCTTAGGATAAAAAAGGAGCATTCTGCCCGATATATATATACTCAAATAAAAACAAAGGAACATTTGTTAAGAGCATTAGCTTCTGGAACAGGAACTAAAACTATTACAAAACAAGATGTTAGGAATTTTGAAATAAATATTCCAACACTCAAAGAACAACAAAAAATAGCTTCTTTTTTAAGTGCGGTCGATAAAAAAATACAGCAACTTTCTCGGAGAAAAGAATTATTAGAGCAATACAAAAAAGGCCTAATGCAAGAATTGTTCTTTGGTAAATTGCGATTTAAAGATGAGAATGGGGGGGATTATCCAGATTGGGAGGAGAAAAAATTGGGAAATATTGTTACTTTATTGAAAGACGGCTCACATGGCTCTCATAAAGATGTTCCCGATGGTAAATACTATCTTTTGAGTGCTAAAAACATACGCAATGGTCAAATAAATATTGACGATGATGATAGGAAAATTTCAGAAGCTGATTTCAATGCAATTTACAAAAACTATAGTCTTAAAGAGAATGATATTTTGTTAACTATAGTTGGAACAATAGGTCGTCTTGCAATATACAAAGGCGAGAAAAACATTTCATTTCAAAGGAGTGTGGCATTTTTTCGTTTTGAAAATGTTTATTCTAATTATATGTTTCAATTAATGAATGGAAATGCATTTCAAAAAGAATTGGAAAACAGAAAAGTAGTAAGCGCACAACCAGGAATTTATTTAGGCGATTTAGCAAAAATAAGTCTAAATATTCCTCACTTTGAAGAACAACAAAAAATCGCCAATTTTTTATCAACCATCGACACAAAAATAGAAAGTGTGAATCAACAAATAACTCAAACGCAAACTTTTAAAAAAGGTTTGTTGCAGAAAATGTTTGTATAA
- a CDS encoding type I restriction-modification system subunit M: MAAEQKQKLEQQLWNIANTLRGKMDADDFRDYILGFIFYKYLSTKMDLYANEVLKPDGLIFQEIEGHADEALLKQELKSLAIDKLGFFLEPSELFSELARRGNAGGKNNFILGDLAKVLTHIEQSTMGSESEEDFGNLFSDLDLTSHKLGKSEADKNELIVKVLVHLDEIDFDLENTDSDVLGDAYEYLIGKFASGAGKKAGEFYTPQQVSSILAQLVTVGKDKLKSVYDPTCGSGSLLLRVAKEVKTVNAFYGQEMNPTTYNLCRMNMIMHDVHYKRFDIKNEDTLERPQHYDMRFEAIVANPPFSANWSASPLHMNDERFSAYGKLAPSSKADFAFVQHMVHQLEENGTMAVVLPHGVLFRGGAEGHIREYLIKEKNYLDAVIGLPANIFYGTGIPTCILVLKKKRTDAQNILFIDASQYYEKVKTQNVLRTEDIDKIISIYKNRITEEKYSYLVKTQFIASQDYNLNIPRYVDTFEEEDDIDLKTIITELRELDKIGKITDLTIAEFCSELGIETPF; the protein is encoded by the coding sequence ATGGCAGCCGAACAAAAACAAAAATTAGAACAACAACTCTGGAATATCGCAAACACGCTTCGTGGAAAAATGGATGCCGATGATTTCAGGGACTACATATTAGGTTTTATCTTCTACAAATACTTGAGTACAAAAATGGATTTGTATGCCAATGAAGTATTGAAACCAGACGGTTTGATATTTCAGGAAATCGAAGGACATGCAGATGAAGCTTTATTAAAACAAGAATTAAAATCATTGGCAATTGATAAATTGGGTTTTTTCTTAGAACCGTCTGAATTGTTTTCGGAGTTGGCAAGAAGAGGAAACGCTGGCGGGAAAAATAATTTTATTTTAGGAGATTTAGCCAAAGTATTGACGCACATTGAGCAAAGTACAATGGGCTCTGAAAGTGAAGAAGACTTTGGAAATCTATTTTCTGATTTAGATTTAACCTCTCATAAACTTGGAAAATCAGAAGCTGACAAAAACGAATTGATTGTAAAAGTGCTCGTGCATCTTGACGAAATTGATTTTGATTTAGAAAATACCGATAGTGATGTTCTTGGTGATGCTTACGAATACTTAATTGGTAAGTTTGCAAGTGGCGCAGGAAAAAAAGCAGGAGAATTTTACACGCCACAACAAGTGAGTAGTATTTTGGCACAATTGGTAACTGTTGGTAAAGACAAACTTAAAAGTGTTTACGACCCAACGTGTGGTTCTGGTTCTTTATTATTGCGCGTTGCTAAAGAAGTAAAAACGGTAAATGCTTTTTACGGGCAGGAAATGAATCCTACGACTTACAACTTATGTCGTATGAATATGATTATGCACGATGTTCATTACAAACGTTTTGATATTAAAAATGAAGATACTTTAGAACGTCCTCAACATTATGATATGCGTTTTGAAGCTATTGTTGCAAATCCTCCATTTTCTGCAAACTGGAGCGCAAGTCCTTTGCATATGAACGATGAGCGTTTTTCTGCTTACGGAAAACTCGCACCAAGTAGCAAAGCCGATTTTGCTTTTGTGCAACACATGGTACACCAACTTGAAGAAAACGGAACTATGGCAGTAGTTTTACCACACGGTGTTTTGTTTCGTGGCGGTGCCGAAGGACACATTCGTGAATATTTAATAAAAGAAAAAAATTACTTGGATGCCGTAATTGGTTTACCAGCCAATATCTTTTACGGAACTGGTATTCCTACTTGTATTTTGGTTTTGAAGAAAAAACGAACCGATGCTCAAAATATTTTATTTATAGACGCAAGCCAATATTACGAAAAAGTGAAAACCCAAAACGTATTGCGAACTGAAGATATAGACAAAATTATTAGCATTTATAAAAATCGCATTACAGAAGAAAAATATAGTTATCTCGTAAAGACGCAATTCATCGCGTCTCAAGATTACAACCTAAACATCCCTCGTTATGTAGATACTTTTGAAGAAGAAGATGATATAGATTTAAAAACCATAATTACTGAATTAAGAGAGCTGGATAAGATTGGTAAAATTACAGATTTAACAATTGCTGAGTTTTGTAGTGAATTAGGAATTGAAACACCATTTTAA
- a CDS encoding glycosyltransferase → MKSETLTSEQFYTSNPDLSNEQALKSSIFRISNDNVAAKKVSERTKSKFGLFVLVSTFALLFVGAYSVYHLQSDFDQFQIDRMNSSWGFPFLVVAGLLFVFQTGVFLYNLYLYFSYKPIESVSDEMLPTCTVIVPAYNEGKLVWDTLLSLADSDFPAHKLEILAVDDGSKDDTWYWMQQAKIKLGDRLTIFQQPENKGKRHALHRGFELGMGEIFVTVDSDSIVKKDTLRNLVSPFVVDEKCGAVAGNVHVLNSKKAILPKMLNVSFVMSFEFMRSAESKLGSVLCTPGAAAAYRKTSVFACLDEWINQTFMGQPSDIGEDRAMTNMILKQGQHVVFQRNAYVLTNVPEEYTGLYKMFIRWSRSNVRENIAMAKYVFTDFRKESKFGARLLWFNQALKIVMAYPFMIFMFVFIAMHPLLFLSSTLLGILIVSSFPVLFYAKRYNLADSLWAYSYSVFYTFSLFWITPYAIVTANKRGWLTRGLV, encoded by the coding sequence ATGAAAAGTGAAACCTTAACATCAGAACAATTTTATACTTCAAATCCAGATCTTAGTAACGAACAAGCCTTAAAAAGTTCCATTTTTCGAATTAGTAATGACAATGTAGCGGCAAAAAAAGTAAGCGAGCGCACTAAAAGTAAGTTCGGATTATTTGTGTTAGTAAGCACATTTGCCTTATTGTTTGTTGGAGCATATTCCGTTTATCATTTACAATCCGACTTTGATCAGTTTCAAATCGACCGAATGAATTCTTCTTGGGGATTTCCGTTTTTGGTCGTTGCAGGATTACTATTTGTTTTTCAAACAGGAGTATTTCTGTATAATTTATACTTGTATTTTAGCTACAAACCAATCGAATCAGTTTCGGATGAAATGTTGCCAACTTGTACCGTAATCGTTCCTGCGTATAACGAAGGAAAACTGGTTTGGGATACTTTATTGAGTTTGGCAGATAGTGATTTTCCGGCGCATAAGCTAGAAATTCTAGCGGTTGACGACGGAAGTAAAGATGATACTTGGTACTGGATGCAACAAGCCAAAATAAAATTAGGTGATCGTTTAACTATTTTTCAACAACCTGAAAACAAAGGAAAACGTCACGCGCTACACCGTGGATTCGAACTAGGAATGGGAGAAATTTTTGTAACAGTTGATAGTGATTCAATTGTGAAAAAAGATACACTAAGAAATTTAGTAAGTCCGTTTGTGGTAGATGAAAAATGTGGTGCAGTTGCAGGAAACGTTCATGTTTTGAATAGCAAAAAAGCAATCTTGCCCAAAATGCTTAACGTAAGTTTCGTTATGAGTTTTGAATTCATGCGTTCTGCCGAAAGCAAATTAGGTTCTGTACTTTGTACTCCGGGAGCAGCGGCAGCTTATCGAAAAACTTCGGTTTTTGCTTGTCTTGACGAATGGATCAATCAAACTTTTATGGGACAACCATCTGATATTGGCGAAGACCGTGCGATGACAAATATGATCCTAAAACAAGGTCAACATGTGGTATTTCAAAGAAACGCTTATGTATTGACAAACGTTCCTGAAGAATACACCGGATTATACAAAATGTTCATTAGATGGAGTAGAAGTAATGTACGTGAGAATATTGCAATGGCTAAATATGTTTTTACCGATTTTAGAAAAGAATCTAAATTTGGAGCACGACTTTTATGGTTCAACCAAGCTCTAAAAATCGTTATGGCGTATCCGTTTATGATTTTTATGTTTGTGTTTATCGCCATGCATCCGTTATTATTTTTGAGCTCAACATTATTAGGGATCTTAATTGTATCAAGTTTTCCGGTATTGTTTTACGCTAAAAGATACAATCTTGCAGATTCGCTTTGGGCATATTCTTATAGTGTTTTCTACACCTTCAGTTTATTCTGGATAACACCTTATGCCATTGTTACCGCCAATAAAAGAGGCTGGTTGACACGTGGTTTAGTCTAA